In Trichoplusia ni isolate ovarian cell line Hi5 unplaced genomic scaffold, tn1 tig00000696, whole genome shotgun sequence, a genomic segment contains:
- the LOC113507130 gene encoding SLC2A4 regulator-like produces the protein MVLLLLQINSVVFVCTWRGCTYHTNTCSAIEAHIRNTHLGPKKEGDSDHEEEFYYTEREVAARRRRPRSPTATCAARRTRTPSTSDSSSAHSGKDCSLLCRMGPPGLSAFP, from the exons atggtattattattgttacagaTCAACAGTGTAGTTTTTGTGTGCACCTGGCGAGGATGCACTTACCACACGAATACCTGTTCAGCGATTGAGGCACACATCAGGAATACACATTTGgg GCCAAAGAAAGAGGGTGACAGTGACCATGAGGAGGAGTTCTACTACACGGAGCGGGAGGTGGCGGCCCGGCGCCGCCGCCCACGCTCTCCCACCGCGACATGTGCCGCCCGCCGCACGAGGACCCCGAGTACCAGCGACAGCTCGTCGGCTCATTCAG gcAAGGACTGCTCTCTACTATGCAGAATGGGTCCGCCCGGCCTATCAGCATTCCCGTAA
- the LOC113507133 gene encoding probable serine incorporator isoform X1, with product MGAVLGLCSAAQLACCCGSAACSLCCSACPSCANSTSTRLMYAVMLLLVMIAACVTLAPGLHDEMKKVPFCKNSTHYIPGDLKVDCDQAVGYLAVYRICFAACLFFVLMALITIGVKSSKDPRAGIQNGFWGIKYLLVIGGIIGAFFIPEGQFASTWMVFGMIGGFGFIVIQLILIIDFAHSWAERWVSNYEESQSRTWYAALLLAMLTCYALAITGVVLLYVYYTKSSGCDLSKFFISFNLILVVLASGISILPSVQEHQPRSGLLQSAVVSLYVMYLTWSALSNADKACNGITGGSNESSFDKQSIIGLVIWVCSVLYSSIRTASSSSKITMSDHILAKDGNGGQGGLIANEEGADGGEAGRGEEAKVFDNEGDGVAYSWTFFHVVFALATLYIMMTLTNWYNPSSQLSKENVASMWIKITSSWLCVGLYVWTLVAPAVFPDREFN from the exons ATGGGTGCAGTACTAGGTCTTTGTTCAGCAGCTCAG CTGGCGTGCTGCTGCGGGAGCGCGGCATGCTCGCTGTGCTGTTCAGCATGCCCATCATGTGCCAATTCCACCTCAACACGGCTCATGTATGCTGTCATGCTGCTACTCGTGATGATAGCGGCTTGTGTCACACTAGCTCCTGGACTAcatgatgaaatgaaaaag GTACCATTTTGCAAAAACTCAACACATTATATACCTGGGGACTTAAAAGTGGACTGTGATCAGGCTGTTGGCTACCTAGCTGTTTATCG aatatgtTTTGCAGCATGTCTCTTCTTTGTTTTGATGGCTCTCATAACAATCGGCGTCAAGTCTTCGAAGGATCCTCGAGCTGGCATACAAAATgg cttctggGGCATCAAGTATCTATTAGTAATCGGCGGTATAATTGGCGCTTTCTTTATCCCTGAAGGACAATTTGCATCAACATGGATGGTGTTTGGCATGATTGGAGGCTTCGGTTTCATAGTTATACAGCTCATATTAATTATTGACTTTGCCCATTCCTGGGCTGAACGATGGGTTT CTAATTATGAAGAGTCGCAGTCGCGCACGTGGTACGCGGCGCTCCTGTTAGCTATGTTAACGTGCTATGCCCTAGCTATCACTGGCGTTGTTCTTCTATATGTGTACTATACTAAA tCAAGTGGATGTGACCTATCCAAATTCTTCATTTCGTTCAACTTGATCCTGGTGGTGCTTGCTAGCGGCATATCCATACTGCCGTCGGTACAGGAGCACCAGCCGCGCTCGGGCCTGCTGCAGTCAGCTGTGGTCTCACTGTACGTCATGTACCTGACGTGGTCCGCACTGTCCAACGCGGACAAAGCCTGTAACGGCATCACCGGTGGATCTAATGAG TCGTCCTTCGACAAGCAGTCGATCATCGGGCTGGTCATTTGGGTGTGCAGCGTGTTGTACTCCAGCATCAGAACTGCCTCCTCCTCCTCCAAGATTACCATGTCGGACCATATCCTCGCCAAGGACGGAAACGGAG GGCAAGGAGGGCTCATTGCTAACGAAG AGGGCGCTGACGGCGGCGAGGCGGGCCGCGGCGAGGAGGCCAAGGTGTTCGACAACGAGGGTGACGGCGTCGCCTACTCCTGGACGTTCTTCCACGTCGTGTTTGCGCTTGCTACGCTTTACATCATGATGACACTCACAAATTGGTACAA CCCGAGCTCGCAGCTTTCGAAGGAGAACGTCGCATCAATGTGGATTAAGATCACATCGTCGTGGCTGTGCGTCGGTCTATACGTTTGGACCCTAGTCGCGCCAGCCGTATTCCCTGACAGGGAGTTCAACTAA
- the LOC113507133 gene encoding probable serine incorporator isoform X3 has translation MGAVLGLCSAAQLACCCGSAACSLCCSACPSCANSTSTRLMYAVMLLLVMIAACVTLAPGLHDEMKKVPFCKNSTHYIPGDLKVDCDQAVGYLAVYRICFAACLFFVLMALITIGVKSSKDPRAGIQNGFWGIKYLLVIGGIIGAFFIPEGQFASTWMVFGMIGGFGFIVIQLILIIDFAHSWAERWVSNYEESQSRTWYAALLLAMLTCYALAITGVVLLYVYYTKSSGCDLSKFFISFNLILVVLASGISILPSVQEHQPRSGLLQSAVVSLYVMYLTWSALSNADKACNGITGGSNESSFDKQSIIGLVIWVCSVLYSSIRTASSSSKITMSDHILAKDGNGEGADGGEAGRGEEAKVFDNEGDGVAYSWTFFHVVFALATLYIMMTLTNWYNPSSQLSKENVASMWIKITSSWLCVGLYVWTLVAPAVFPDREFN, from the exons ATGGGTGCAGTACTAGGTCTTTGTTCAGCAGCTCAG CTGGCGTGCTGCTGCGGGAGCGCGGCATGCTCGCTGTGCTGTTCAGCATGCCCATCATGTGCCAATTCCACCTCAACACGGCTCATGTATGCTGTCATGCTGCTACTCGTGATGATAGCGGCTTGTGTCACACTAGCTCCTGGACTAcatgatgaaatgaaaaag GTACCATTTTGCAAAAACTCAACACATTATATACCTGGGGACTTAAAAGTGGACTGTGATCAGGCTGTTGGCTACCTAGCTGTTTATCG aatatgtTTTGCAGCATGTCTCTTCTTTGTTTTGATGGCTCTCATAACAATCGGCGTCAAGTCTTCGAAGGATCCTCGAGCTGGCATACAAAATgg cttctggGGCATCAAGTATCTATTAGTAATCGGCGGTATAATTGGCGCTTTCTTTATCCCTGAAGGACAATTTGCATCAACATGGATGGTGTTTGGCATGATTGGAGGCTTCGGTTTCATAGTTATACAGCTCATATTAATTATTGACTTTGCCCATTCCTGGGCTGAACGATGGGTTT CTAATTATGAAGAGTCGCAGTCGCGCACGTGGTACGCGGCGCTCCTGTTAGCTATGTTAACGTGCTATGCCCTAGCTATCACTGGCGTTGTTCTTCTATATGTGTACTATACTAAA tCAAGTGGATGTGACCTATCCAAATTCTTCATTTCGTTCAACTTGATCCTGGTGGTGCTTGCTAGCGGCATATCCATACTGCCGTCGGTACAGGAGCACCAGCCGCGCTCGGGCCTGCTGCAGTCAGCTGTGGTCTCACTGTACGTCATGTACCTGACGTGGTCCGCACTGTCCAACGCGGACAAAGCCTGTAACGGCATCACCGGTGGATCTAATGAG TCGTCCTTCGACAAGCAGTCGATCATCGGGCTGGTCATTTGGGTGTGCAGCGTGTTGTACTCCAGCATCAGAACTGCCTCCTCCTCCTCCAAGATTACCATGTCGGACCATATCCTCGCCAAGGACGGAAACGGAG AGGGCGCTGACGGCGGCGAGGCGGGCCGCGGCGAGGAGGCCAAGGTGTTCGACAACGAGGGTGACGGCGTCGCCTACTCCTGGACGTTCTTCCACGTCGTGTTTGCGCTTGCTACGCTTTACATCATGATGACACTCACAAATTGGTACAA CCCGAGCTCGCAGCTTTCGAAGGAGAACGTCGCATCAATGTGGATTAAGATCACATCGTCGTGGCTGTGCGTCGGTCTATACGTTTGGACCCTAGTCGCGCCAGCCGTATTCCCTGACAGGGAGTTCAACTAA
- the LOC113507129 gene encoding LOW QUALITY PROTEIN: O-glucosyltransferase rumi homolog (The sequence of the model RefSeq protein was modified relative to this genomic sequence to represent the inferred CDS: deleted 2 bases in 2 codons), translating into MNRSKRSVIKIKESINLAAQQYVPCKSANCSCHKSVIDQDLAPFATGITKELFNTARAKATKYQIINGKLYREKECHFPARCAGVEHYLTALASKMPNLEIALNTRDWPQVNQAWGHPKAPVFSFSKTKDYYDIMYPAWSFWEGGPAISLYPTGIGRWDIHRISITESSEKWPWGEKENKGFFRGSRTSEERDALILLSRSEPDLVDAQYTKNQAWKSDLDTLYAPAASEVSFEDHCKYKYLFNYRGVAASFRFKHLFLCKSLVFHVGDQWLEFFYPSLKPWVHYIPISTKATQEEIKDLIIFFKNNDAIAKEIADRGYQHIWEHLTDKDVKCYWRKLLKKYVKLVKYNVVKDNDLRLIS; encoded by the exons ATGAATAG aaGCAAACGAAGTGTCATCAAAATCAAAGAAAGTATTAATTTAGCTGCACAACAGTATGTGCCCTGTAAAAGCGCTAATTGTAGCTGTCATAAGTCAGTAATTGACCAAGACTTGGCCCCATTTGCCACTGGTATAACTAAAGAACTATTTAACACTGCTCGCGCAAAGGCAACAAAGTATCAG ATAATTAATGGCAAACTGTACAGGGAGAAAGAATGTCAT TTCCCAGCAAGATGTGCTGGAGTTGAACATTACTTGACAGCACTGGCATCGAAAATGCCAAATTTAGAAATAGCACTGAATACAAGAGACTGGCCTCAAGTAAACCAAGCTTGGGGGCATCCTAAAGCACcagtattttcttttagtaaG ACTAAAGATTATTATGATATCATGTATCCTGCCTGGAGTTTCTGGGAAGGAGGCCCAGCTATCTCATTATAC CCTACTGGCATTGGCCGATGGGATATACACAGAATCTCAATTACAGAATCTTCTGAAAA ATGGCCTTGGGGAGAGAAAGAGAATAAGGGATTCTTTAGAGGGTCGAGGACAAGTGAAGAACGGGATGCTTTAATCTTGCTCTCTAGATCTGAACCTGATCTTGTTGACGCTCAGTACACAAAGAATCAGGCCTGGAAGTCTGATCTG gatACTCTATATGCACCAGCAGCTTCTGAGGTATCATTTGAAGACCATTGCAAGTACAAATACCTTTTCAACTATAGAGGAGTAGCTGCTAGCTTTAGATTTAAGCATTTGTTTCTATGCAAATCATTAGTATTCCATGTTGGTGATCAATGGCTTGAATTCTTCTACCCATCATTGAAACCATGGGTACATTACATTCCTATCAGCACAAAAGCCACGCAAGAAGAGATAAAggatttaattatcttttttaagaataatgaCGCGATAGCTAAAGAAATCGCGGATAGAGGCtaccaacatatttgggaacaTCTCACTGACAAAGATGTCAAATGTTACTGGagaaaactgttaaaaaaatatgtaaagctTGTCAAATACAATGTTGTGAAAGATAATGATCTGAGATTAATATCCTAG
- the LOC113507133 gene encoding probable serine incorporator isoform X2, which yields MGAVLGLCSAAQLACCCGSAACSLCCSACPSCANSTSTRLMYAVMLLLVMIAACVTLAPGLHDEMKKVPFCKNSTHYIPGDLKVDCDQAVGYLAVYRICFAACLFFVLMALITIGVKSSKDPRAGIQNGFWGIKYLLVIGGIIGAFFIPEGQFASTWMVFGMIGGFGFIVIQLILIIDFAHSWAERWVSNYEESQSRTWYAALLLAMLTCYALAITGVVLLYVYYTKSSGCDLSKFFISFNLILVVLASGISILPSVQEHQPRSGLLQSAVVSLYVMYLTWSALSNADKACNGITGGSNESSFDKQSIIGLVIWVCSVLYSSIRTASSSSKITMSDHILAKDGNGGYDSIEGADGGEAGRGEEAKVFDNEGDGVAYSWTFFHVVFALATLYIMMTLTNWYNPSSQLSKENVASMWIKITSSWLCVGLYVWTLVAPAVFPDREFN from the exons ATGGGTGCAGTACTAGGTCTTTGTTCAGCAGCTCAG CTGGCGTGCTGCTGCGGGAGCGCGGCATGCTCGCTGTGCTGTTCAGCATGCCCATCATGTGCCAATTCCACCTCAACACGGCTCATGTATGCTGTCATGCTGCTACTCGTGATGATAGCGGCTTGTGTCACACTAGCTCCTGGACTAcatgatgaaatgaaaaag GTACCATTTTGCAAAAACTCAACACATTATATACCTGGGGACTTAAAAGTGGACTGTGATCAGGCTGTTGGCTACCTAGCTGTTTATCG aatatgtTTTGCAGCATGTCTCTTCTTTGTTTTGATGGCTCTCATAACAATCGGCGTCAAGTCTTCGAAGGATCCTCGAGCTGGCATACAAAATgg cttctggGGCATCAAGTATCTATTAGTAATCGGCGGTATAATTGGCGCTTTCTTTATCCCTGAAGGACAATTTGCATCAACATGGATGGTGTTTGGCATGATTGGAGGCTTCGGTTTCATAGTTATACAGCTCATATTAATTATTGACTTTGCCCATTCCTGGGCTGAACGATGGGTTT CTAATTATGAAGAGTCGCAGTCGCGCACGTGGTACGCGGCGCTCCTGTTAGCTATGTTAACGTGCTATGCCCTAGCTATCACTGGCGTTGTTCTTCTATATGTGTACTATACTAAA tCAAGTGGATGTGACCTATCCAAATTCTTCATTTCGTTCAACTTGATCCTGGTGGTGCTTGCTAGCGGCATATCCATACTGCCGTCGGTACAGGAGCACCAGCCGCGCTCGGGCCTGCTGCAGTCAGCTGTGGTCTCACTGTACGTCATGTACCTGACGTGGTCCGCACTGTCCAACGCGGACAAAGCCTGTAACGGCATCACCGGTGGATCTAATGAG TCGTCCTTCGACAAGCAGTCGATCATCGGGCTGGTCATTTGGGTGTGCAGCGTGTTGTACTCCAGCATCAGAACTGCCTCCTCCTCCTCCAAGATTACCATGTCGGACCATATCCTCGCCAAGGACGGAAACGGAG GGTATGATTCCATAGAGGGCGCTGACGGCGGCGAGGCGGGCCGCGGCGAGGAGGCCAAGGTGTTCGACAACGAGGGTGACGGCGTCGCCTACTCCTGGACGTTCTTCCACGTCGTGTTTGCGCTTGCTACGCTTTACATCATGATGACACTCACAAATTGGTACAA CCCGAGCTCGCAGCTTTCGAAGGAGAACGTCGCATCAATGTGGATTAAGATCACATCGTCGTGGCTGTGCGTCGGTCTATACGTTTGGACCCTAGTCGCGCCAGCCGTATTCCCTGACAGGGAGTTCAACTAA